The genomic region AGTTTAACTATCAAAATATCTTTGATTTAAATAAGTAGTAGGATAAGCTTGATCATGTCCTGTACGTCTAACATGGTCCAAATATTTTGGAATATAAGATAAAGCTTTAACTCTATCAGATAAAGACATCCTATTCCATATATTTTCGGCCATCTTTTTCTTTCCTACTTTATATTTATAATCGATCCAAAAACGATTAAAAGATAAATCTGTAGGAATTTCCTCTATAGAAAAAGAAGCTTTTGAATTTCTCATTTTATTGATTATAGATTCATTATAAGGTAAATATTTACCAATCCATATATAATGTGATAAAGAAAGTCTTTCAGGAAAAATAACTTCTCTTAAAAATCCATTTAAATCATATTTAAATATAATATCTCCAGATACTAAACGACTTCTAAATATATATTGTTTACCTCTCATTATTATTTATTTCATCAGCATTAATTAATCTTTTAATGCACAAAATATTATTACGAATACAAATTATTAACTATTTTATTTGATGATGAAATTCTAAAAAAAAGTGTTTTACATGATTTTATTTACTGCAATAAATTACTCAATTTAAAATATTTATGTAGATGCAATAATTTTGAAAAATTTATAACTGCATGGAAAAAGTTATGGTTTTTTATTTTATAAAAAATGAATTTACAATATCTTTTTTTTTCACAAATTTTATAAATTTGAATATGTTATATATTGTTCCTACTCCTATAGGAAATTTAGAAGATTTTACTTTCAGAGGATTACGAATATTGAAAGAGGTCGACGTTATTTTAGTAGAAAGTTATAAAATTTCCAAAAAATTATTAAACTTTTATAATATTGAAACTCAAGTAAATATATATCATATTCATAATGAACATAAAATAATCCCTTATTTTATAAAAGAAATTAAGAAAGGAAAAAAATTAGCATTAATATCCAATGCTGGAACACCAAGTATATCAGATCCAGGATTTCTATTGATTAAATCTTGTATAAAAGCTTCTATTTCTGTAGAGTGTTTACCTGGTCCTACAGCTTTAATTCCAGCATTAGTTAATTCAGGAATCTCTACTAATGAGTTCACTTTTATTGGTTTTTTACCTAAAAAAAAAAGAAAAATTAGATTAGAACATCTATCTAAAGAAAATAGAACTATTGTATTATATGAATCTCCTCATAGACTGTTACGAACATTGAACGATATAAAATATTTTTTTGGATTAAAAAGAAATGTTGTAATCTGCAAAGAGATATCTAAATTATTTCAAGATACATTAAGAGGAGACATAGAAAAAATAATTTCATATTATGAAAACGTCGGAAAAATATTAGGAGAATATACTATTATCATTGAAAAAAGTTACTAAACATATTTTTTATTTATTAAATATTTTGCAATTTGAATAGCATTTGTCGCTGCTCCTTTACGAAGATTATCAGAAACTATCCAAATATTTATAGAATTTTGAAATGAAAAATCATCTCTAATTCTACCAACAAATACTTCATCTTTTCCTTGTGCATATAATGGCATGGGATAAATGTTTTTTTGTGGATTATCTTGAACAACTACTCCTTTTGTTTTAGATAAAATTTCATAAATACGATCTATACTGGGTTTCTTTTGAAATGTAATATTTACACTTTCTGAGTGCCCTCCTATAACAGGAACACGTACAGCTGTAGCTGTAATGGCTATATTTTGATCATTTATTATTTTTTTTGTTTCTTTGATAAGTTTCATTTCCTCTATTGTATAATTATTTTCTGTAAAAGAATCACAATGAGGTAAAACATTTTGATAAATAGAATGCGGATATACTTTGTGAACATTAAAATATCCTTCTTTTTCTTGATTCAATTGATTCAAAGCTTTTTTTCCTGTTCCTGTTACTGACTGGTAAGTAGAAACTACTACCCTATTAATTTTGTATTCTATGTGCAAGGGGAATAAAACCATTGCTAATTGTATTGTAGAACAGTTAGGATTAGCAATAATATTATCTTTTTTTTCCAAAAAAGAAGCATTAATTTCAGGAACAATTAATTTTTTACCAGGATCCATTCTCCACGCAGAAGAATTATCTATAACAGTTGCCCCCTCTTTTGCAAATTTAGGAGCCCATTCTTTTGATATACTTGAACCCGCTGAAAATAAAACAATATTTGGTTTTTTTAACAATAAATCATGTAAACTAATAACCTTATATATTCTTTCCTTGAAATAAAATTCTTTCCCTATAGATTTTTCAGAAGCAGAAAGATATAATTCTTTCACTGGAAAATTTGTTTTTTCTAAAACATCTACCATGACACGTCCTACCATACCTGTAACACCAACTATTCCTAGTTTCATATGAATTTCTATAAAAATTTAATTTTCCATTATTATGAAAACAAAGTTAGTAAATTAATTAGATAATGAAAAAAGGGAAAATGATCATTTTATCAGGATCTTCTGGATCTGGAAAAACTACTATTTCACATTGTTTACTTTCAAAATTTCCAAATTTAAAGTTTTCTGTATCGTGTACCACACGATCAATTCGGAACAATGAAAAACATGGAAAAGATTATTATTTCATATCCATGAACAGTTTTATTTCTAAGATAAAAAAACATCAATTTGCAGAATGGGAAGAAGTTTATCCTAAATTATTTTATGGAACTTTAAAGGACGAAATTTCAAAAATTTTTAAATCTAATAAACATGTTTTATTCGACGTTGATGTTAAAGGAGGATTAAGTTTAAAAAAACAATATCCAAACAATTCACTATCTATATTTATTATGGTTCATTCAATAAAAATTCTAAAAGAAAGACTTTTAATGAGAAAATCTGAACAATCAGATAACCAAATAAATACACGTTTAAATAAAGTGAAAAAAGAAAATAGTTATGCAAAATTATTTGACTTTGTTCTATTTAACATTGATTTATTCCAAACAAAGAAAAAAGCAGTTCAACTAGTTTCTAATTTTATCTATGATAAATAAAGATCGGGGTGACTGGACTTGAACCAGCGACCACACGCCCCCCAGACGTGGACTCTAACCAATCTGAGCTACACCCCGAAAAACTCCTCAGGCTGGATTCGAACCAGCGACTCCCTGATTAACAGTCAGGTGCTCTAACCAGCTGAGCTACTGAGGATTATATTTAATTGGTATTTTACTTATTCTGATTCTATGTCTTCCTCCTTCAAAATTGGTTCTTAGAAATATTTCTATAATTTCTAAAACTTCATTTTTATCTAAAAAACGTGCTGGTAAACTAATAATATTAGCGTTATTGTGTTTTCTAGCTAGAACAGCAACTTCTTTTTTCCATACTAAAGCAGCACGAATTTTTTTATATTTATTGGCAGTCATTGCTGCTCCATTCCCACTTCCACATATAATAATTCCAAAATTGGCCTTTCCATTTTCTACAAATTCAGCTGTAGGATGAATAAAATCAGGGTAATCAACTTTTTCCCCATATTTAGAATACCCAAAATCTTTAATTTTGTATCCTACTTCTGTTAAAAAATTGTTTATCAAAAATTTATAATATACTCCCGTATGATCAGATCCTATTGCTATTCTCATAAATTTTTTGCAAAAAAGATGCTAATAAATATACATTTAAAAATTTTAAATTGAAATACTAACTTTGTAAACAAAATTTGTTTACCATTTAAAATGTTAGAGGATATAAAAACTATCAATGATTTTGATTTCAAAGATCAAATAGTCTTACTAAGAGTAGATTTTAATGTTCCTATAGATAAATATTATCAAATAACGGATGATACACGCATTCAATCCAGTCTTCCGACTATTCAAAAAATACTTTCTGAAAAAGGAAAAATAGTCCTTCTTTCTCATTTTGGAAGACCTAAAGGGATCCCTTCTAAAACTTATTCTTTAAAATTTTTAACTTCTTTTTTATCCGAAAAATTAAAAATTACAGTAAATTTTTGTGAGGATTGTATAGGAAAAAATGCAGAAAAAAAAGTTAGTGAATTAAAAAATGGAGAAATTTTATTATTGGAAAATCTTCGTTTTTACAAAGAAGAAGAAAAGGAAAATGAAAATTTTGCTTTTGAATTGTCTAAATTAGGAAATATTTATGTGAATGATGCTTTTGGAGTATCTCATCGTATGCATACTTCTATCACTATTCTTCCTAAATTTTTTGGAAAAAAAAAATGTATAGGACTTCTTATGCAAAAAGAAATTCAATTTTTGAAAAAATTTTTGTCAGGAAAAGGAGAAAAACCAATTACAGTTTTATTAGGAGGAGCAAAAATTTCTTCAAAAATTGAAATTATTGAAAATCTCATTGATTTTGCAGATCATATATTAATAGGAGGAGGGATGTCTTATCCATTCATCAAAATAATGGGCGGAAAAATAGGAAAATCTCTTATTGAAAAAGATAAGAAAATTGAAAAAATATTAAATAAGATTCTTGATAAATGTCAAGAAAAAAACAAAAAAAATATTTTGTCTTTTCCAAAAGACGTTATTATTGCTGATTCATTTAAAAATACATCAAATACTAAAATTTCTCCTATTGATTCTATTCCATATGGATGGATGGGTTTAGATATAGGCCCTTCTTCTATAAAATACTTTTGCAACATTATAGAAAAATCAAAAACTATTTTATGGAATGGTCCAGTAGGAGTTTTCGAATTGACTAATTTTTCTTTAGGAACCAGATCTATAGCAAAAACAATTGCAAAAGCAACTGAAAAAGGAGCTTTTTCTTTAGTAGGAGGTGGAGATTCTATCGCCTCACTAAAAATGGAAGGATGTGATAAAAAAATCAGTTATTTATCTACCGGAGGAGGGGCATTATTAGAGAGTTTGAAAAATAAAATACTTCCTGGAATAAAAGCTATTATAAATACATAATAAAAATCAAGTTTTTAATTATATTTGTGTTTCTCAAATAAAAGAAAAAAATTATGTCATTCAAACTTCCAAAATTATCTTATTCATATAAGGATTTTGAACCTTATATAGATCGAAAAACTATGGAAATCCATTATAATAAACATCATGCATCTTACACAGAGAACTTGAATCGAGCTATATCTGGAACAGATATGATGAATTTTACTATAGAAAAAATTATGAAAAGAGCTTGTATGGAAACTCCAGCAGTACGCAATAATAGTGGAGGTTTTTACAATCATAACCTTTTTTGGGAGATATTAATTCCTCATTCAGAGTATACAAGTCCAAGTATATTTCTAAATGAAATTTTTTCGAAAAATTTCGGTTCTTTTGATTCTTTTAAAAATCAATTTTCTACTGCTGCATCTAATCGTTTTGGTTCAGGATGGGCCTGGTTATGTGTAAAAGAAAACAAATTGACAATTTGTTCTACAGCAAATCAAGATAATCCTATTATGTCTGGAATAGGTTGTGAAGGAATTCCAATATTAGGATTAGATGTTTGGGAACATGCTTACTATCTAAAATATCAGAATCGTCGTTTAGACTACATATCTTCTTTTTGGAATATTATTAATTGGAAAAAAGTAGAAGAAAATTACAATAAAATAGTAAACTAATTTTCATGGGTAAAATAATCCTAGAAAATATCAGATTATTTGGATATCATGGATGTATGCAGGAAGAAGGACGTATAGGTTCTCATTATACCACTAACATAGAAATTGAATTAAATATTAATGAAGCTGCTATTCATGATGATTTATCAAAAACTGTTGATTATGTACATTTATACTCTCTTGTGGAAGAAGAAATGAAGATTAATTCTAAATTGATAGAACATTTAGCAAAAAGAATAATTCAAAGAATTAGAAAAAGATATAAAGAATTTTTGATTAAACATATAAAAGTAAAAATTTGTAAAGAAAACCCCCCATTACAAGGAGACGTAGATAGAGTGTGTGTTATTTTAGATGATTAAAATTTTTTGACGTATTTTGGCACTGTGGCCGAATGGAAAGGCAGAGGT from Blattabacterium cuenoti harbors:
- the rsmI gene encoding 16S rRNA (cytidine(1402)-2'-O)-methyltransferase; this encodes MLYIVPTPIGNLEDFTFRGLRILKEVDVILVESYKISKKLLNFYNIETQVNIYHIHNEHKIIPYFIKEIKKGKKLALISNAGTPSISDPGFLLIKSCIKASISVECLPGPTALIPALVNSGISTNEFTFIGFLPKKKRKIRLEHLSKENRTIVLYESPHRLLRTLNDIKYFFGLKRNVVICKEISKLFQDTLRGDIEKIISYYENVGKILGEYTIIIEKSY
- a CDS encoding aspartate-semialdehyde dehydrogenase, yielding MKLGIVGVTGMVGRVMVDVLEKTNFPVKELYLSASEKSIGKEFYFKERIYKVISLHDLLLKKPNIVLFSAGSSISKEWAPKFAKEGATVIDNSSAWRMDPGKKLIVPEINASFLEKKDNIIANPNCSTIQLAMVLFPLHIEYKINRVVVSTYQSVTGTGKKALNQLNQEKEGYFNVHKVYPHSIYQNVLPHCDSFTENNYTIEEMKLIKETKKIINDQNIAITATAVRVPVIGGHSESVNITFQKKPSIDRIYEILSKTKGVVVQDNPQKNIYPMPLYAQGKDEVFVGRIRDDFSFQNSINIWIVSDNLRKGAATNAIQIAKYLINKKYV
- the gmk gene encoding guanylate kinase translates to MKKGKMIILSGSSGSGKTTISHCLLSKFPNLKFSVSCTTRSIRNNEKHGKDYYFISMNSFISKIKKHQFAEWEEVYPKLFYGTLKDEISKIFKSNKHVLFDVDVKGGLSLKKQYPNNSLSIFIMVHSIKILKERLLMRKSEQSDNQINTRLNKVKKENSYAKLFDFVLFNIDLFQTKKKAVQLVSNFIYDK
- a CDS encoding RpiB/LacA/LacB family sugar-phosphate isomerase, with the translated sequence MRIAIGSDHTGVYYKFLINNFLTEVGYKIKDFGYSKYGEKVDYPDFIHPTAEFVENGKANFGIIICGSGNGAAMTANKYKKIRAALVWKKEVAVLARKHNNANIISLPARFLDKNEVLEIIEIFLRTNFEGGRHRIRISKIPIKYNPQ
- a CDS encoding phosphoglycerate kinase; translation: MLEDIKTINDFDFKDQIVLLRVDFNVPIDKYYQITDDTRIQSSLPTIQKILSEKGKIVLLSHFGRPKGIPSKTYSLKFLTSFLSEKLKITVNFCEDCIGKNAEKKVSELKNGEILLLENLRFYKEEEKENENFAFELSKLGNIYVNDAFGVSHRMHTSITILPKFFGKKKCIGLLMQKEIQFLKKFLSGKGEKPITVLLGGAKISSKIEIIENLIDFADHILIGGGMSYPFIKIMGGKIGKSLIEKDKKIEKILNKILDKCQEKNKKNILSFPKDVIIADSFKNTSNTKISPIDSIPYGWMGLDIGPSSIKYFCNIIEKSKTILWNGPVGVFELTNFSLGTRSIAKTIAKATEKGAFSLVGGGDSIASLKMEGCDKKISYLSTGGGALLESLKNKILPGIKAIINT
- a CDS encoding superoxide dismutase; the encoded protein is MSFKLPKLSYSYKDFEPYIDRKTMEIHYNKHHASYTENLNRAISGTDMMNFTIEKIMKRACMETPAVRNNSGGFYNHNLFWEILIPHSEYTSPSIFLNEIFSKNFGSFDSFKNQFSTAASNRFGSGWAWLCVKENKLTICSTANQDNPIMSGIGCEGIPILGLDVWEHAYYLKYQNRRLDYISSFWNIINWKKVEENYNKIVN
- the folB gene encoding dihydroneopterin aldolase: MGKIILENIRLFGYHGCMQEEGRIGSHYTTNIEIELNINEAAIHDDLSKTVDYVHLYSLVEEEMKINSKLIEHLAKRIIQRIRKRYKEFLIKHIKVKICKENPPLQGDVDRVCVILDD